Below is a window of Longimicrobium sp. DNA.
GGGCCACCCGCCCGTCCCGCGCCTCCGCGTCCTCCCCTCCCACCTCCACACCTGCGGCCATGCGCTCTCCTTTCCATGGTTTCGCGCCGGATTCCGAGGGACGACCATCCCTCACGCGAAGGCCCCTGCGGATCTGGCGGGGGTCCGCGCGCTGCAACGGACGCTGGCGGTTTCGACGGATTACGGCACCCGCGGCGGGCGCGTCGGGCGGCGGCGGCTCGACGCGCGAGGAGCGTATATAATGCCGAACCGTGCCGGAGCGCAAGGGAAAAACGAACTGAGTGGACGGCCGGACAAAACGGACTGTACAGGCGGTCAGATCCGGCATGGATTGGCTGGAGTCAGCACTCGTCGGGAGGCATATCGCGGCTCTGGCGCTGGCTCGCGTAGACTGATGGCGTGAGGAAGGGGAACTCGTTGCGGACGCGCTCCGGAGTCCAGTACTCCTCACGGCCCAGGCGCATGTCGATCTCCCTTGGATACGTCTCGTAGTACCGGAGCGCGACGCGTAGTTGCGACTCCGCGAGCCAGGGATATTCCTCCGCGAGCGCCGACAGACTCTCTCCCGCGGCCTTCCACGTCGCGATCACCTCCCACACGTCCGGCCCCGTCCCCGTGAGCGTCGCCCGCCGGCCCGTCGGTCCATCGGCGAACACGATCCCCGGCACGCGACGCACCCTGACCGCCTCCTCCAGCATCTCGGACGCGGCGGCGGCGAACGGCTGGCCGCGTGTACGAGCCTCTCGCGCGACCTCCTCTGCCAGGGCGCAGGGAATTCGAAAATATCGCCCGCTCTTCGCCATCGTCGTCCTCCCATGGAGCGCTGAAAGTAATCGCGGACCGGACCGGAACGAAGCGACGGAAAGCGGCCACGCAGAGCACGAAAAAGCGGCCCGGGGGAAGCTCCCCCGGGCCGCCGCGGATGTTCGCCGGTGGAGGCGTCGCTACGGCCTGGTCACCAGCAGCGTGGCCACGTAGTCGCCCGGGCGGATAGGGGTGGTCGACGCCGGGTACGGCTCGAGGGCCTGCAGCGCCACCGTGTATCCCCCGTACGCCGCCGACTTCGGGTCCAGGTTGGTGTTCAGCACCAGCGTCCGCGGCGCGACGGCGGCGCTGGAGAGGGTGAGCTGCACCTCGCCGTTGCCGGCCCAGACGCACGTCATGCCTCTCGGGCAGCGCGAGTCGTCCTTCACGACGTCGAAGTGGATCGACGGCCCCCCGCCGTCCATCCGCGCCGTCTGGTCCACGCGTAGGGTGAACGGCTGGTCCGGGACAACGGGGCCTGCCGCGGTGGGAACGGGATCGGAAGCGGGCGGGTGCCGTGGAGAGGTCGCGCTCCCCGCTCCCGAGGAATTCGGCGGGGGTGCGTCCCGGGAGCTGCAGGCGGCCAGCGCGGCGCAGGCGAAGGCCAGAAGAGTTCTGTGCATCGGGAAGCACCGGGCTCGAGGTGGGCCGCCGCGCGCTCACGCCGTCTTCCAGCGGAGAGTAAGCCGGCCCGCGGCAACGGTCAACCGCCGCGCGCCAGTGCCTGCACGCCGGACTGGAAGAGGCCGGGCGCGGCACGCCGTCGCCGCAGCCGGTCCCCGGCTCGCGCAAGCCGGGGGGCCGCGAGGAAGTCGGAGGCGACGCGAAGCGGCCCGGGGAAGCTCCCCCGGGCCGCCGCGGATGTCCGTTGGTGGAGGCGTCGCTACGGCTTGGTCACCAGCAGCGTGGCCACGTAGTCGCCCGGGGCGATGGTGCTGGTCGACACCGGGTACGGCTTCAGGTCCTGCAGGTTCACCGTGTAGCCCGCGTAGGAGGCCGACTTCGGGTCCAGCGTGGTGTGCAGCACCACCGTCTGCGAGGGGAAGCCGGCCTTCGAGAGCGTGAGCTGCACCTCGGCGTCGCCGGCCCAGATGCACGTCACGTCGCTCGGGCAGCGCGAGTCCGCGTTCACGCCGTCGAAGTGGATCGACAGCCCCTCGCCCGCGATGGTGGCGGTGCCGAACGCCTTGAGGTCGAACGGCTGGCCCAGCACGGCCGCCTTGCGCACCACGAAGGTGGCGCGGTACTGCGACTGCGAGATCGCGCCGCCCTTCGCGGTCGGGTACGGGTCCAGCTGCAGCAGCTCGATCTCGTAGTTCAGGTACGAGGCCGTCCTGGGCTCCAGGTTGGTGTTCAGCTCGAAGCCGGCCGCCTTGCCGTCCTTGGAGAGCACCACGCGCACCACCGCGTTGCCAGCCCAGATGCACTGCACGCCCGTGGGGCAGCGCGAGTCCGAGGGAACCGACTCGAAGCGCACCGAGAGCCCCTCGCCGCTCACCACCGCCGTCTGGCCCGTGCGCAGGGTGAACGGCTGGTTCAGGAACGCGGTGGTCCCCGCGGTCGCGTTCGCCGGCCCGGCCGGGGCCAGCGGCGAGGTCGCGTCCTGGGCGTTGCAGGCGGCCAGCGCGACGCACGCAAAGGCCACAAGAGATCTTTTCATCGTAGGGTTACCTGACGTGGGGGTGGGGACCGCCGGGCCAGGGAGGCCCGGCGGCTCGCCGGCGCGGCCCGCGCCGTGTCGGGCCGACTTCCAGCCGGCTGAAGGGTAACCGGGCGCGGAAGGGGAGTCAACCGCGCGCACCGCAATCGCTTGCGCCACAACCCGATGCCGGGGCGA
It encodes the following:
- a CDS encoding DUF433 domain-containing protein gives rise to the protein MAKSGRYFRIPCALAEEVAREARTRGQPFAAAASEMLEEAVRVRRVPGIVFADGPTGRRATLTGTGPDVWEVIATWKAAGESLSALAEEYPWLAESQLRVALRYYETYPREIDMRLGREEYWTPERVRNEFPFLTPSVYASQRQSRDMPPDEC